The proteins below come from a single Bactrocera dorsalis isolate Fly_Bdor chromosome 5, ASM2337382v1, whole genome shotgun sequence genomic window:
- the LOC105229029 gene encoding uncharacterized protein LOC105229029 isoform X3, whose amino-acid sequence MSTRSTRALRVRNDAPCVFALVARVFCMLVAFGGSVNAKVYDRCELAQVLHNRHRLDLHEVATWTCIAQHSSGFNTEAYAGGLAGGSHGLFQISDVFWCSPPGKGFACNLPCERLRDADLTDDLRCLRIIYDEHQRLSGDGYNAWNAYQQFCRHGVESYVADCFPNQRIAPVAQQTLTHTAFASAPAPYYTSNDLAVHTNSISNGYAAHKRGKIYDRCELAQELYYKHKMPMEQIPTWVCIAQHESNFDTSAVGRLNADGSADHGLFQISDLYWCSHDRYSGGKACGLQCTKLLDNDISDDVRCIKRIHGEHTRISGDGFTAWSVYNRDCRNQQYSFISACFQESPLQHAAKTHVQTAPSHTFPSFQAHPAFPQTSLQPQFQSNPFLQHIGVPQESKQTLQKHHQHKYTSPKIVTQTHNPQTHKGKVYKRCELAQELYFKHKFPMQDIATWVCIAQHESNYDTAAVGRLNGDGSADYGLFQISDLYWCAHDSFGGKACNIPCAKLLDSDITDDVRCIRIIHEEHTRISGDGFTAWTVYNHHCRDQQIEQVSACFDSNEISKIQVIGGSSNNNYHNVIATTTTALELPEAKGKIYKECELAQELYYKHKMPMEQIPTWVCIAKHESSFNTAAVGRLNADGSEDHGLFQISDLYWCTHDEYGGKACNIPCHKLLDSDISDDVRCIKTIHAEHTRISGDGFTAWTVYNRNCRNQRLERVASCFPKEDLHKSQHKEPAVEINTVAHDETGVAIGKGKIYQKCELAQELYFKHKMPMKDVPTWVCIAQHESSFNTAAVGRLNADGSADHGLFQISDLYWCSHEDANGKACHISCNKLLDNDITDDVRCVKTIYEEHTRLSGDGFTAWTVYNRNCRNQQLERISACFDSKLLQQAQQVNEIPQPSHSSAIKTSSQTQQQHVRPTPSSTEKTKLHVYPTKPYVNSEVFRTTPVKIETKVSTTGKPVSTTTRKPQTQTTKQYYTTLLTTTTTKRPTTVATVIRKPTTNNAGSATKRPNTTWNWQQPQQVQTAKSTSTTRQPITQRPSTRQTTTRQPPTRQPTTRQTTARLPTTRLPTTKAKPQASTTRAPQTTPKTTKLSNNQKTPLKKGSTPTSSTRTTTRKPQTTKNPGLYQEKKTTWNAFATATTKKPTITTKNVGVQKPLTTTTTRRPTTTQNAGLRNPTTAATTRRPTTKQSTTKPTSKSSNDKTANLRVTTTTTRRPGTTARTPLTQKTTATIKVTTTKRPTTTTQRTTKRATPNSKTSSNYSTTKVQQQHYATTTTRKPTTTVKTPTTRNTFAATKPSANAYATRRPATASLNNFSTTKVPYTTKKITTTTPFTQYTKPSTQKPKVTTTKPTALTKTTSTTRGTTRKPALYVASATNQKTNVTRNPVHTTPTKASLIATTAKYRDDPFSHPFFDKYKEQFKVFATTTTRKPTSVVKQHPVQTHFGEESEYYKQFRNHAAGSAKTVYAYAFGQNGTLAGHYGR is encoded by the exons ATGTCAACGCGTTCGACGCGAGCTCTGCGTGTACGCAATGACGCGCCTTGCGTTTTCGCGCTTGTCGCGCGCGTTTTCTGCATGCTGGTCGCTTTCGGCGGCAGCGTCAATGCCAAGGTGTACGATCGTTGCGAGTTGGCGCAAGTGTTGCACAATCGGCATCGACTCGATTTGCATGAGGTCGCGACATGGACTTGCATAGCGCAGCATTCGAGCGGTTTCAATACGGAGGCTTACGCGGGTGGTCTGGCGGGCGGTTCACACGGTCTCTTCCAGATAAGCGATGTGTTTTGGTGTTCGCCACCGGGCAAAGGATTTGCTTGTAATTTACCTTGTGAACGTTTAAGGGACGCCGATTTGACGGATGACTTGCGCTGCTTGCGTATTATCTATGACGAGCACCAGCGGCTTTCCGGTGACGGTTACAATGCATGGAATGCTTATCAGCAGTTTTGTCGTCATGGTGTCGAGAGTTATGTCGCAGACTGTTTTCCAAATCAACGCATAGCGCCTGTGGCTCAACAGACATTAACGCACACCGCTTTTGCCAGCGCGCCAGCGCCGTATTATACATCCAACGACTTGGCGGTGCACACGAATTCTATAAGTAACGGTTATGCCGCGCATAAACGTGGCAAGATCTACGATCGATGTGAGCTGGCACAGGAGCTGTACTACAAGCACAAAATGCCGATGGAGCAGATACCTACCTGGGTTTGTATTGCGCAACATGAATCCAACTTCGATACCTCGGCTGTGGGACGTCTAAATGCTGATGGTAGCGCTGATCATGGACTCTTCCAAATCAGCGATCTCTACTGGTGTTCGCATGATCGTTATAGTGGCGGCAAGGCTTGCGGACTACAATGTACAAAGCTGCTGGACAACGATATCAGCGATGATGTGCGTTGCATCAAGCGCATTCATGGTGAACACACGCGCATTTCAGGTGACGGTTTCACCGCTTGGTCCGTGTACAACCGCGACTGTCGCAATCAGCAGTACTCATTTATATCCGCGTGCTTCCAAGAATCACCGTTACAACACGCAGCTAAAACACACGTTCAAACTGCACCCTCCCACACATTTCCCTCCTTCCAGGCGCATCCCGCATTCCCGCAGACATCCCTACAGCCGCAATTCCAGTCAAATCCCTTCCTTCAACACATTGGCGTTCCACAGGAATCCAAACAAACACTACAAAAACACCACCAACACAAATACACATCCCCCAAAATTGTAACACAGACACACAATCCACAAACACACAAGGGTAAAGTTTATAAACGTTGTGAATTAGCTCAAGAATTGTATTTTAAACACAAGTTTCCAATGCAGGATATAGCTACGTGGGTGTGTATCGCCCAACATGAGTCCAACTACGATACAGCAGCGGTTGGACGGCTCAACGGCGACGGCAGCGCGGACTATGGACTCTTTCAAATCAGCGATCTCTACTGGTGTGCACACGACAGTTTTGGCGGCAAGGCATGTAACATTCCGTGCGCGAAATTACTCGATTCCGACATTACCGATGACGTGCGCTGCATACGTATCATACACGAAGAGCACACACGTATTTCGGGCGACGGGTTTACAGCGTGGACGGTCTATAATCACCACTGTCGCGACCAGCAGATCGAGCAGGTGTCGGCGTGTTTCGATAGCAACGAGATAAGTAAGATACAGGTAATtggcggcagcagcaacaataactacCACAATGTAATAGCAACCACAACAACGGCGCTGGAGTTGCCTGAGGCGAAGGGTAAGATCTACAAGGAATGTGAGTTGGCGCAGGAACTCTACTACAAGCACAAAATGCCGATGGAACAGATACCCACCTGGGTATGCATAGCTAAACATGAATCCAGCTTCAACACCGCCGCTGTGGGGCGTCTAAATGCCGATGGTAGCGAAGATCACGGACTCTTCCAAATCAGCGATCTCTATTGGTGCACACATGATGAATACGGCGGTAAGGCGTGCAACATACCGTGCCACAAACTGCTCGACTCCGACATCAGCGATGATGTGCGGTGTATTAAAACCATACATGCCGAACACACACGTATTTCTGGTGACGGGTTCACTGCGTGGACAGTTTATAATCGAAATTGTCGCAATCAACGTTTGGAACGCGTGGCCAGTTGCTTTCCGAAGGAGGACTTGCACAAGTCACAGCATAAAGAACCTGCAGTGGAGATCAATACTGTCGCGCATGACGAAACCGGTGTCGCCATTGGTAAGGGTAAAATCTATCAGAAATGTGAGCTGGCACAGGAGCTGTACTTCAAGCACAAGATGCCGATGAAGGACGTGCCGACGTGGGTTTGTATCGCACAGCATGAATCTAGCTTCAACACTGCCGCTGTAGGACGTCTGAATGCCGACGGCAGCGCCGATCATGGTCTCTTCCAGATAAGCGATCTCTATTGGTGTTCACATGAAGACGCCAACGGCAAAGCTTGCCACATTTCATGCAACAAGCTGCTGGACAACGATATCACAGATGACGTGCGTTGCGTGAAAACGATTTACGAGGAGCATACGCGTCTCAGCGGTGACGGTTTTACGGCGTGGACGGTTTATAATCGCAACTGCCGCAATCAGCAATTGGAACGGATAAGCGCGTGTTTCGACAGCAAACTCTTGCAGCAGGCACAACAAGTCAACGAAATTCCGCAAC CCTCTCATAGTAGCGCTATTAAAACAAGCTCACAAACCCAACAACAACACGTACGCCCGACGCCGAGCAGCACTGAAAAGACCAAGCTACATGTTTACCCCACAAAACCCTATGTAAATAGTGAGGTGTTTCGTACAACACCAGTCAAAATCGAAACCAAAGTTTCCACTACCGGAAAACCGGTAAGCACAACCACCCGAAAACCCCAAACTCAAACTACGAAACAATACTATACCACTTTGCTTACAACCACCACCACAAAGAGGCCCACAACAGTGGCAACCGTTATACGGAAACCCACAACAAATAATGCCGGAAGCGCGACTAAGCGACCGAACACTACATGGAACTGGCAACAGCCGCAACAAGTACAAACCGCCAAATCAACGAGCACAACTAGACAACCAATAACTCAGCGACCGTCTACTCGACAAACGACAACTCGACAACCGCCAACTCGGCAACCCACAACCAGGCAAACGACAGCTCGACTACCAACAACTCGACTACCGACAACGAAGGCAAAACCGCAAGCAAGTACAACTCGAGCGCCACAAACCACGCCGAAAACAACCAAACTGTCCAATAACCAGAAGACGCCATTAAAGAAAGGAAGTACACCGACATCCTCGACGCGGACAACAACGAGAAAACCACAGACTACGAAGAACCCCGGATTGTATCAAGAAAAGAAGACTACTTGGAACGCCTTCGCCACGGCAACTACGAAAAAACCGACTATAACTACTAAAAACGTTGGAGTCCAAAAACCGTTAACGACTACAACAACTAGGAGGCCAACAACCACACAGAACGCTGGACTTCGAAACCCCACAACTGCCGCAACAACAAGAAGACCAACTACTAAACAAAGTACTACCAAACCTACCTCAAAGAGTTCTAATGATAAAACTGCCAATCTTAGAGTCACTACCACTACAACGCGTAGACCCGGAACCACCGCAAGAACGCCGCTAACACAAAAGACTACCGCTACTATAAAAGTTACCACTACTAAGCGCCCAACTACAACAACGCAAAGAACAACCAAACGCGCAACACCTAATAGTAAAACTAGTTCTAATTACAGTACAAcaaaagtgcaacaacaacattatgcCACAACCACGACAAGAAAACCGACGACAACTGTCAAAACGCCGACAACGCGAAACACTTTCGCTGCCACAAAGCCATCAGCAAACGCTTACGCGACCAGGCGTCCAGCGACAGCAAgtctaaataattttagtacCACAAAAGTGCCATATACGACTaagaaaattacaacaacaacaccgttTACCCAGTACACCAAACCAAGTACACAAAAACCGAAAGTCACCACGACAAAACCGACGGCATTGACGAAAACTACTAGCACGACCCGTGGAACTACGCGAAAACCCGCTCTATATGTCGCGAGCGCAACGAATCAAAAAACGAATGTTACGCGAAATCCAGTCCATACTACACCTACGAAAGCCTCactaatagcaacaacagccaaATATCGTGATGATCCGTTCAGCCACCCGTTCTTCGACAAATACAAGGAACAATTCAAAGTATTCGCCACGACAACGACACGAAAGCCCACCAGTGTCGTCAAGCAGCATCCGGTGCAAACGCATTTTGGTGAGGAAAGCGAATACTATAAACAGTTCCGAAATCATGCAGCCGGCAGTGCCAAGACCGTTTATGCCTACGCCTTTGGACAAAATGGCACGCTGGCTGGACATTACGGTAGATAG
- the LOC105229029 gene encoding uncharacterized protein LOC105229029 isoform X2: MSTRSTRALRVRNDAPCVFALVARVFCMLVAFGGSVNAKVYDRCELAQVLHNRHRLDLHEVATWTCIAQHSSGFNTEAYAGGLAGGSHGLFQISDVFWCSPPGKGFACNLPCERLRDADLTDDLRCLRIIYDEHQRLSGDGYNAWNAYQQFCRHGVESYVADCFPNQRIAPVAQQTLTHTAFASAPAPYYTSNDLAVHTNSISNGYAAHKRGKIYDRCELAQELYYKHKMPMEQIPTWVCIAQHESNFDTSAVGRLNADGSADHGLFQISDLYWCSHDRYSGGKACGLQCTKLLDNDISDDVRCIKRIHGEHTRISGDGFTAWSVYNRDCRNQQYSFISACFQESPLQHAAKTHVQTAPSHTFPSFQAHPAFPQTSLQPQFQSNPFLQHIGVPQESKQTLQKHHQHKYTSPKIVTQTHNPQTHKGKVYKRCELAQELYFKHKFPMQDIATWVCIAQHESNYDTAAVGRLNGDGSADYGLFQISDLYWCAHDSFGGKACNIPCAKLLDSDITDDVRCIRIIHEEHTRISGDGFTAWTVYNHHCRDQQIEQVSACFDSNEISKIQVIGGSSNNNYHNVIATTTTALELPEAKGKIYKECELAQELYYKHKMPMEQIPTWVCIAKHESSFNTAAVGRLNADGSEDHGLFQISDLYWCTHDEYGGKACNIPCHKLLDSDISDDVRCIKTIHAEHTRISGDGFTAWTVYNRNCRNQRLERVASCFPKEDLHKSQHKEPAVEINTVAHDETGVAIGKGKIYQKCELAQELYFKHKMPMKDVPTWVCIAQHESSFNTAAVGRLNADGSADHGLFQISDLYWCSHEDANGKACHISCNKLLDNDITDDVRCVKTIYEEHTRLSGDGFTAWTVYNRNCRNQQLERISACFDSKLLQQAQQVNEIPQPASHSSAIKTSSQTQQQHVRPTPSSTEKTKLHVYPTKPYVNSEVFRTTPVKIETKVSTTGKPVSTTTRKPQTQTTKQYYTTLLTTTTTKRPTTVATVIRKPTTNNAGSATKRPNTTWNWQQPQQVQTAKSTSTTRQPITQRPSTRQTTTRQPPTRQPTTRQTTARLPTTRLPTTKAKPQASTTRAPQTTPKTTKLSNNQKTPLKKGSTPTSSTRTTTRKPQTTKNPGLYQEKKTTWNAFATATTKKPTITTKNVGVQKPLTTTTTRRPTTTQNAGLRNPTTAATTRRPTTKQSTTKPTSKSSNDKTANLRVTTTTTRRPGTTARTPLTQKTTATIKVTTTKRPTTTTQRTTKRATPNSKTSSNYSTTKVQQQHYATTTTRKPTTTVKTPTTRNTFAATKPSANAYATRRPATASLNNFSTTKVPYTTKKITTTTPFTQYTKPSTQKPKVTTTKPTALTKTTSTTRGTTRKPALYVASATNQKTNVTRNPVHTTPTKASLIATTAKYRDDPFSHPFFDKYKEQFKVFATTTTRKPTSVVKQHPVQTHFGEESEYYKQFRNHAAGSAKTVYAYAFGQNGTLAGHYGR, translated from the exons ATGTCAACGCGTTCGACGCGAGCTCTGCGTGTACGCAATGACGCGCCTTGCGTTTTCGCGCTTGTCGCGCGCGTTTTCTGCATGCTGGTCGCTTTCGGCGGCAGCGTCAATGCCAAGGTGTACGATCGTTGCGAGTTGGCGCAAGTGTTGCACAATCGGCATCGACTCGATTTGCATGAGGTCGCGACATGGACTTGCATAGCGCAGCATTCGAGCGGTTTCAATACGGAGGCTTACGCGGGTGGTCTGGCGGGCGGTTCACACGGTCTCTTCCAGATAAGCGATGTGTTTTGGTGTTCGCCACCGGGCAAAGGATTTGCTTGTAATTTACCTTGTGAACGTTTAAGGGACGCCGATTTGACGGATGACTTGCGCTGCTTGCGTATTATCTATGACGAGCACCAGCGGCTTTCCGGTGACGGTTACAATGCATGGAATGCTTATCAGCAGTTTTGTCGTCATGGTGTCGAGAGTTATGTCGCAGACTGTTTTCCAAATCAACGCATAGCGCCTGTGGCTCAACAGACATTAACGCACACCGCTTTTGCCAGCGCGCCAGCGCCGTATTATACATCCAACGACTTGGCGGTGCACACGAATTCTATAAGTAACGGTTATGCCGCGCATAAACGTGGCAAGATCTACGATCGATGTGAGCTGGCACAGGAGCTGTACTACAAGCACAAAATGCCGATGGAGCAGATACCTACCTGGGTTTGTATTGCGCAACATGAATCCAACTTCGATACCTCGGCTGTGGGACGTCTAAATGCTGATGGTAGCGCTGATCATGGACTCTTCCAAATCAGCGATCTCTACTGGTGTTCGCATGATCGTTATAGTGGCGGCAAGGCTTGCGGACTACAATGTACAAAGCTGCTGGACAACGATATCAGCGATGATGTGCGTTGCATCAAGCGCATTCATGGTGAACACACGCGCATTTCAGGTGACGGTTTCACCGCTTGGTCCGTGTACAACCGCGACTGTCGCAATCAGCAGTACTCATTTATATCCGCGTGCTTCCAAGAATCACCGTTACAACACGCAGCTAAAACACACGTTCAAACTGCACCCTCCCACACATTTCCCTCCTTCCAGGCGCATCCCGCATTCCCGCAGACATCCCTACAGCCGCAATTCCAGTCAAATCCCTTCCTTCAACACATTGGCGTTCCACAGGAATCCAAACAAACACTACAAAAACACCACCAACACAAATACACATCCCCCAAAATTGTAACACAGACACACAATCCACAAACACACAAGGGTAAAGTTTATAAACGTTGTGAATTAGCTCAAGAATTGTATTTTAAACACAAGTTTCCAATGCAGGATATAGCTACGTGGGTGTGTATCGCCCAACATGAGTCCAACTACGATACAGCAGCGGTTGGACGGCTCAACGGCGACGGCAGCGCGGACTATGGACTCTTTCAAATCAGCGATCTCTACTGGTGTGCACACGACAGTTTTGGCGGCAAGGCATGTAACATTCCGTGCGCGAAATTACTCGATTCCGACATTACCGATGACGTGCGCTGCATACGTATCATACACGAAGAGCACACACGTATTTCGGGCGACGGGTTTACAGCGTGGACGGTCTATAATCACCACTGTCGCGACCAGCAGATCGAGCAGGTGTCGGCGTGTTTCGATAGCAACGAGATAAGTAAGATACAGGTAATtggcggcagcagcaacaataactacCACAATGTAATAGCAACCACAACAACGGCGCTGGAGTTGCCTGAGGCGAAGGGTAAGATCTACAAGGAATGTGAGTTGGCGCAGGAACTCTACTACAAGCACAAAATGCCGATGGAACAGATACCCACCTGGGTATGCATAGCTAAACATGAATCCAGCTTCAACACCGCCGCTGTGGGGCGTCTAAATGCCGATGGTAGCGAAGATCACGGACTCTTCCAAATCAGCGATCTCTATTGGTGCACACATGATGAATACGGCGGTAAGGCGTGCAACATACCGTGCCACAAACTGCTCGACTCCGACATCAGCGATGATGTGCGGTGTATTAAAACCATACATGCCGAACACACACGTATTTCTGGTGACGGGTTCACTGCGTGGACAGTTTATAATCGAAATTGTCGCAATCAACGTTTGGAACGCGTGGCCAGTTGCTTTCCGAAGGAGGACTTGCACAAGTCACAGCATAAAGAACCTGCAGTGGAGATCAATACTGTCGCGCATGACGAAACCGGTGTCGCCATTGGTAAGGGTAAAATCTATCAGAAATGTGAGCTGGCACAGGAGCTGTACTTCAAGCACAAGATGCCGATGAAGGACGTGCCGACGTGGGTTTGTATCGCACAGCATGAATCTAGCTTCAACACTGCCGCTGTAGGACGTCTGAATGCCGACGGCAGCGCCGATCATGGTCTCTTCCAGATAAGCGATCTCTATTGGTGTTCACATGAAGACGCCAACGGCAAAGCTTGCCACATTTCATGCAACAAGCTGCTGGACAACGATATCACAGATGACGTGCGTTGCGTGAAAACGATTTACGAGGAGCATACGCGTCTCAGCGGTGACGGTTTTACGGCGTGGACGGTTTATAATCGCAACTGCCGCAATCAGCAATTGGAACGGATAAGCGCGTGTTTCGACAGCAAACTCTTGCAGCAGGCACAACAAGTCAACGAAATTCCGCAAC CAGCCTCTCATAGTAGCGCTATTAAAACAAGCTCACAAACCCAACAACAACACGTACGCCCGACGCCGAGCAGCACTGAAAAGACCAAGCTACATGTTTACCCCACAAAACCCTATGTAAATAGTGAGGTGTTTCGTACAACACCAGTCAAAATCGAAACCAAAGTTTCCACTACCGGAAAACCGGTAAGCACAACCACCCGAAAACCCCAAACTCAAACTACGAAACAATACTATACCACTTTGCTTACAACCACCACCACAAAGAGGCCCACAACAGTGGCAACCGTTATACGGAAACCCACAACAAATAATGCCGGAAGCGCGACTAAGCGACCGAACACTACATGGAACTGGCAACAGCCGCAACAAGTACAAACCGCCAAATCAACGAGCACAACTAGACAACCAATAACTCAGCGACCGTCTACTCGACAAACGACAACTCGACAACCGCCAACTCGGCAACCCACAACCAGGCAAACGACAGCTCGACTACCAACAACTCGACTACCGACAACGAAGGCAAAACCGCAAGCAAGTACAACTCGAGCGCCACAAACCACGCCGAAAACAACCAAACTGTCCAATAACCAGAAGACGCCATTAAAGAAAGGAAGTACACCGACATCCTCGACGCGGACAACAACGAGAAAACCACAGACTACGAAGAACCCCGGATTGTATCAAGAAAAGAAGACTACTTGGAACGCCTTCGCCACGGCAACTACGAAAAAACCGACTATAACTACTAAAAACGTTGGAGTCCAAAAACCGTTAACGACTACAACAACTAGGAGGCCAACAACCACACAGAACGCTGGACTTCGAAACCCCACAACTGCCGCAACAACAAGAAGACCAACTACTAAACAAAGTACTACCAAACCTACCTCAAAGAGTTCTAATGATAAAACTGCCAATCTTAGAGTCACTACCACTACAACGCGTAGACCCGGAACCACCGCAAGAACGCCGCTAACACAAAAGACTACCGCTACTATAAAAGTTACCACTACTAAGCGCCCAACTACAACAACGCAAAGAACAACCAAACGCGCAACACCTAATAGTAAAACTAGTTCTAATTACAGTACAAcaaaagtgcaacaacaacattatgcCACAACCACGACAAGAAAACCGACGACAACTGTCAAAACGCCGACAACGCGAAACACTTTCGCTGCCACAAAGCCATCAGCAAACGCTTACGCGACCAGGCGTCCAGCGACAGCAAgtctaaataattttagtacCACAAAAGTGCCATATACGACTaagaaaattacaacaacaacaccgttTACCCAGTACACCAAACCAAGTACACAAAAACCGAAAGTCACCACGACAAAACCGACGGCATTGACGAAAACTACTAGCACGACCCGTGGAACTACGCGAAAACCCGCTCTATATGTCGCGAGCGCAACGAATCAAAAAACGAATGTTACGCGAAATCCAGTCCATACTACACCTACGAAAGCCTCactaatagcaacaacagccaaATATCGTGATGATCCGTTCAGCCACCCGTTCTTCGACAAATACAAGGAACAATTCAAAGTATTCGCCACGACAACGACACGAAAGCCCACCAGTGTCGTCAAGCAGCATCCGGTGCAAACGCATTTTGGTGAGGAAAGCGAATACTATAAACAGTTCCGAAATCATGCAGCCGGCAGTGCCAAGACCGTTTATGCCTACGCCTTTGGACAAAATGGCACGCTGGCTGGACATTACGGTAGATAG